One segment of Ipomoea triloba cultivar NCNSP0323 chromosome 12, ASM357664v1 DNA contains the following:
- the LOC115998841 gene encoding E3 ubiquitin-protein ligase RNF38-like, producing the protein MERESGSNNGTPRFRPVRLFGVEITLPENGDNPQQPTELQVHSLTISQISNLRDINSFGPDITRDQPFHSSITSGTMVVEQPEVAALPPPSPPHSHPHQPTVPPPQNATMEGYANNPLVDAGNLQRQVENGLREATGGNIDPDMVDAVIQLIVDTLESLEDNADHDDILNVHLSIQLEEVMEDSLDEQEDHPGLLSEEVIMSLLGTSTFETSYHDDEDKDSCCICLDEFSTGDELGKINCEHKFHFMCIREWLKRNNICPICRAVALSVS; encoded by the exons ATGGAGCGGGAAAGTGGAAGCAACAATGGCACGCCAAGATTTCGGCCCGTACGTCTGTTCGGAGTGGAAATAACCCTGCCGGAGAATGGCGATAACCCGCAGCAACCTACAGAGTTACAGGTTCATTCACTCACAATCTCTCAAATCTCGAATCTAAGGGATATCAATTCTTTTGGTCCCGACATCACAAGAGACCAGCCATTTCATTCATCTATCACTAGCGGAACAATGGTTGTAGAACAACCTGAGGTTGCTGCTCTTCCACCGCCGTCACCGCCGCATAGCCACCCTCACCAACCCACTGTGCCGCCGCCGCAAAATGCTACAATGGAGGGTTATGCTAATAATCCTTTAGTGGATGCAGGCAATCTTCAAAGG CAAGTAGAGAATGGTCTGCGGGAAGCAACTGGAGGAAACATAGACCCGGATATGGTGGATGCCGTAATACAG CTTATTGTGGATACGTTGGAATCACTTGAAGACAATGCAGACCATGATGACATCCTGAATGTGCACTTGTCAATACAG TTAGAGGAGGTTATGGAGGACTCATTGGATGAGCAGGAGGATCATCCAGGATTATTGAGTGAGGAAGTTATTATGAGTCTTTTGGGCACATCTACTTTTGAAACATCATATCATGATGATGAGGATAAGGACTCCTGCTGCATTTGCTTG gATGAGTTCTCAACCGGGGATGAGTTAGGAAAAATTAACTGCGAGCACAAGTTCCATTTCATGTGCATACGGGAATGGCTCAAACGCAACAACATCTGCCCAATTTGTAGGGCCGTAGCTTTGTCTGTGAGCTAA